A single Hyperolius riggenbachi isolate aHypRig1 chromosome 12, aHypRig1.pri, whole genome shotgun sequence DNA region contains:
- the LOC137541506 gene encoding uncharacterized protein encodes MVPENGGEYRALLNLNDGAVTHHDPRTAVMRRLVRSGSCSLAVSPITTEDSGFYKIHLRVDGHNYEPAPSVYVRVSETTEASPVTAGPEEVKQKRKLSKVTTPGSRATTPVKRKSTIENFLQELFKLPTDKWRAAQKIYRITAFFLSLVLLIINIGVGIYLYKTAKYYKKDNFVLLEEGLSRKSSSTSSSEGDISPLPPAFPEYTANRHSPVPRATPKPATASVIPKQSDTTVPSGGSSASSSEASDDTATSTPSVTSATSVLSVSREEDHLASTTSMPSEGPAAPPAAVTPVRVPTGCSAAIIPAGLSGRSYPVVVFLHKLPCREGRRDRCTCTPIQVVYPATSSSPS; translated from the exons ATGGTGCCTGAGAATGGGGGAGAGTACAGGGCTCTCCTTAACCTGAATGACGGCGCAGTGACCCATCATGACCCGCGTACCGCGGTGATGAGACGCCTGGTGAGATCCGGGAGCTGCTCCTTGGCAGTCAGTCCCATCACGACTGAGGACAGCGGCTTCTACAAGATCCACCTCCGCGTCGATGGTCACAATTATGAACCCGCTCCATCCGTATATGTCCGGGTCTCTGAGACTACAG AGGCCTCCCCTGTAACAGCTGGACCTGAAGAAGTAAAACAGAAAAGAAAATTGAGCAAGGTGACTACACCAGGTAGCAGGGCAACAACGCCAGTGAAAAGGAAGTCAACAATAGAAAACTTCCTCCAGGAGCTCTTCAAACTGCCTACTGATAAATGGAGGGCGGCACAGAAGATCTACCGGATCACGGCATTTTTCCTTTCACTCGTGTTACTGATAATTAACATAGGAGTGGGAATCTACCTATACAAAACTGCAAAGTACTACAAAAAGGATAACTTTGTGTTACTAGAGGAAGGACTTTCGAGAAAAAGCTCCTCTACATCATCATCAGAGGGTGACATCAGCCCTCTGCCACCTGCCTTTCCGGAGTATACTGCCAACAGGCACTCTCCTGTACCAAGAGCCACCCCAAAACCTGCAACTGCCAGCGTGATCCCCAAACAAAGTGACACGACTGTGCCATCAGGTGGCTCATCAGCTTCTTCATCAGAAGCATCAGATGACACTGCGACATCTACACCCAGTGTCACCTCTGCCACTAGTGTGCTATCagtgagcagagaagaagaccacCTGGCAAGCACCACATCTATGCCATCAGAAGGTCCAgcagctcctccggcagccgtcacGCCTGTAAGGGTCCCTACAGGGTGCTCTGCAGCCATCATACCTGCAGGGCTGTCCGGCAGGAGCTATCCCGTCGTCGTCTTCTTGCATAAGCTGCCATGCAGGGAGGGACGACGCGACAGGTGTACATGTACACCAATCCAGGTGGTCTACCCTGCTACCAGCTCTTCACCGTCCTAG